The Elgaria multicarinata webbii isolate HBS135686 ecotype San Diego chromosome 11, rElgMul1.1.pri, whole genome shotgun sequence genome segment attttattacaccttagacttaggctgagactgctgcattttatggattttatgtatgtattttattgtatattgggttttttaatattattgtgatgatgttttctcttatgctggtctatgaccgaaataaacaaacattcattcattcattcattcattcatatactgCCTTAGTATCTGTAGATGAGAGTggtctaaaatatattttaaataaattgatcTAACCATTGTGCAAGAATTATTTATGAAGCTACCTAGGTTACATAAACGTTTGGGCCAATTCGAGCCACCTATTCTAATGGGCTTTTGCAAAGTAGCTACAGATATTCATGGTTTCTTGTTATTCCTTTAGAaagtttattattcatttattccatttgtatTGTCACCATGGGTATTGATATGAGAAAAGTTTCAAACAGAAACAACAGTCTTGATCTAAGATCCATGTCTATGGTTGCTAGCTTAGCCTGTGTTCAGAGAGGCACACACAATTATGATATATGAATTAAAGTATAACTCCTTATGATATGTGTtagtgattttattattatttgattccAGATGGAGTTGGCCAATGCAACCACAGTCCATGAATTCATTTTGCTGGGGTTTAAAGTTGAGCCAGAGAAAAGATTCATGCTTCTTGTTGTCTTCACCATTCTCTACATTCTCACTTTAGCTGAGAACATCACCATTATCCTACTGGTGTTTGTAGATGCCCACTTGGCCCAGATTCCTATGTACATTCTGCTGAGCAACTTCTCCTGGTTGGAGATGTGCTATGTGTCCACCACTGTACCTCGAATGATCTTTGACCTGGCATTTCCTCATGGAATTATTTCCTTTCATGCCTGTTTCCTCCAGTTCTACATCCTATTTTCTTTTGGCAACACtgaatttttcttcctctcagcCATGGCTTTGGATCGGTACTTGGCCATCTGCCACCCATTGCATTACCTACAGATCATGTCCCGAAATTCCTGCTATTGTCTGGTGGCTGTTTGTTGGGTCCTTGGATTCCTCGGATATATTCCCCCAGTGACTTTGATTTCCAAGTTGTCCTTCTGTGGACCTAACATCATTGACCATTTTCTTTGTGATCCTGGTCCAATTCTCTCCCTGGCTTGCCCTCCACTCGGAAATGTTCCCCTTGTCTTCCAAATTCATGCGAATGCATTGTTTTTAGTCAATGTTGCATTTGTTGTGTTATCATACGGCATTGTAATTGTCACCCTCCTGAAATCTTCCAACCAAGGCAGTTTTAGGAAGGCCTTCTCCACCATATCGATGCACCTAATAGTGGTGACTCTTTTTTATGGCTCAGTAGGAGGGATGTACTTAATTCCAGGTGGAGAAAACCAGGCAGAGCTCACTAAGGGAATAACAGTGTTTTATGCCGCCATTACACCATTTCTCAACCCCATGATCTACTGTCTGAGAAACAAGCAGGTGAAAGAGGCACTGGGCAGGTTGCTGGGGAGGAAGCTGAGTTCACTGAtcacagaataatagaatcatagaatagtagaattggaaggggcctacaaggccatcgagtccaaccccctgctcagtgcaggaatctaccttaaagcatacctgacagatacctgtccagctgcctcttgaagccgtCTAGTGTGGAggaggccatgacctccctaggtaattggttctattagttatcctaatgtccagccggaatctggcttcctgtaacttgaacccattattccttttcctgcagtctgggaggattgagaagagatcctggtcctcctctgtgtgacaacctttcaaatatttgaagagtgctatcatgtctcccctcaatcttctcttctccaggctaaacatgcccagtctctGGGcatgtttcagtctctcctcatagggctttgtttccagacccctgattatccccGTTGCCCTTCTCTGGCAAAGTTGCAGTGTTAAAAGGCTCTATCAATGATAGGGATGAGGAGTAAGAATGAAACCAAACCATCCATTTGAAGGGATGAAATCAATGTATTCCAAGTCAGGCAAGAGTGGCACCAGCCCATCCTAAGTGTTTTCTGGGGACCAGTCTGGATGGACAATATCTAAGCAGAGGAATGGGTCTTGGAGGACAATGATGGCTGTGTAGTTCTCATGTGTtccaagaaatgaaataaaattagttAGATGCAAACTACAAATATCATTTGTTTCTGTATAGACTTTTTAAACTCGCTCCCCCTGATGGGATAATCACTTTCCATGCCGGCTTTCTCCAGTTCTACACTTTTGCACCATCTGACACATCTTCCTTTCAAtcgcagaacctggtgaaattccctcttcatcacaacagttaaagatgcaggagccatactagagtgaccagatttaaaagagggcagggcacctgcagctttgttgtgatgaagagggaatttcaccaggttccccatatatacaaatgacacctgctgaaattccctttccaatacaactgttaaagatacaggagccctgtcctccttttcatatggtcaccctagaagtgtGGCATCTGGGGAACCCCCGAATGCTGGATTGGAATCCCAGATTGGCTAGATTTACCCcccaggcctgagtttctgcacttctgctataaaataacaacaaaaagcaaCAAGACATAACAGTGCCTCGCCCTCATGTCCTCTGGGCCCACACCATCCATCTTTAGAAGCTGTGCACTatagtggagggagggggaggtcatACAGTAGAATCCTGTCTCCCAAGTGATTTCGTTCTGGTGCAAAGGTATATTTTCCCTTAGAGACATATTCCCAAAGTTGGTTCCAGCCAAATATGAAAACAGCATTCAGAACTAATCAGTGGCATTTGAGCTCTGGTCTGTGCATACAGATGATGACTCTTTCTGCTAACAAGTTCACAGTATCATCCTTTCCTCCATGCAGAGGAGTAGACGACACCCCACATTTAGCCACAGCAACCCTGGGGAACTGTCTGCTGGTTGGATCAAGATTTTGACCTGAGGTACAAAAATGGAGGTTATTCTGATCAAAGCAAAGGATACTTGagcagtgaccatatgaaaaggaggacagggctcctgtatctttaaagttgaatagaaaaaggaatttcagcaagtgtcatttgaatgcatgtagcagctggtgaaattttgtcttcatcataagagttaaagctgcaggagtcctgccctcttgagcagatacaaaagagaggagggcacctgcacctttaagtattgttatgaaaagggaattcccccagatgctgtctgcctacaaatgacacctgctgaaaatcctttttctctacaactgttaaagctacaggagccctgtcctccttttcatatggtcaccctagcatagaggAATGGCTTGGAAAGCATGTCAGTTTCAAAGAAGaagatgatgggggggggggtttgagcaaTTTTTGATAGAGCATGTATGGAGAAAAAGGGGGCTTCCAGATGTCAATTTCCATTTGCAACCCCCTTGTTTTCCATTTgcaaaccccctcccccatgttaTGAGATGTTTCCATGATTCTCAGCTACATCTCTGATGACACCTGGATTGTCATTCCTTGTCATCCTGCTGTTGTTGATTTTGGGAGACTCTCCACTGTTCGGCTGATAGCTTGCTAATGTCTCCAGGAAGATGGTTTGAAAAATGTTATTAATGGGATTTAATGACAAGCTCTGTTCTCCACATGGCTAGTTAATCTCTCACCTCCTTTCCTgcagtagggtggccaggtgtcctacgtgagagaggacagtcttctattggaggcccaattggtgccaacattgattgcatttcgacgccaagtaaaaacatggctttttaacaatgcctttgatggttaaactcactggcatattgttttaactgttttaactgcttttactgcttttaaattatatattgttttaacttggatcatggtttaatttgtttttaactgtgcatatttattgttttatactgtatgtttttatctgtatgccgctctgagatcttaatgatatagggcgggatataaatgttttaaataaataaataaaataagagatgtcagaggaacagtcctctgtttgatggtgtCCTCTGTCTTGAGAGCagtccagtccatgtctggttgaaagataaagagccatcacAAAGGAGAGTCCAGAgttcttgaagttgcccatcaagagaaTACCAAAGTCAGATCTATGGTGTTTCTATATAAACtatagtatttctaaatttggatcTATGCCTaaaattatcatatgcaaattttatgccaaGCCATGTTCTCTTTCTTGGTAATGCATAAATGGCTACTCTGCATTTGGAAGAGGCAGGCAGCCTCTTTGGAAAACAGAAGACATGCAGAGAGGATCTTGGATCCCTAAATATGTTATTTTGTGGGAATATGCTACTAGAACATGTCCCCATCATTTTAGTCAATGACGAGTAAATCTTCAGTAGGAACTAATCAGTAGCATTGAAGCTCTAgtttacacccacccaccccaatctcaCAATATGCTCCTTCAAATCCTCCACTTCATTGCCCACTTCCATCAATCCTGCTGCTCACCAATATCAGGCAGAAAGAACAGCTTTCTTCCCCTTAGGTTCTGCCATTGAATTTGTGATGAGCCTTGTGATGTCAGTGGCTCTGACTCCTGCCAAGGTACAGAGTTGAGAATGTATATTACCAAAGATCCTTGGGTGGGATGCttgtgatctatctatctatctatctatctatctatctatctatctatctatctatctatctatctaatcctTCTATACAGTTTTGATTTTATTGTGTGATTCCAGATGGAGTTAACCAATGGGACAGCAATTGAGCAATTCGTTTTGCTGGGCTTTGGAATTGAGCAGCAAAAGCAATTCCTGCTCCTCAGCTTTTTCACCATCTTGTATGTGCTCACTTTGGTAGAGAACATCACCATTATCATACTGGTACATGTAGATGCTCATTTGGCCCAGCTGCCCATGTACATCCTGCTGAGCAACTTCTCCTGGTTGGAGATGTGCTACGTCACTGCCACTGTGCCCCGCATGCTCTTTGACTTGGCTTCTTCTCATGGGGTCATCTCCTTCCATGCCTGCTTCCTCCAGTTCTACATCTTCTTCTCTCTTGGCAATACTGAGTGCTTCTTCCTATCAACCATGGCTTTGGATCGATACTTGGCCATCTGCCATCCATTGCGCTACCCACAGATTATGTCCCCGAATATATGCCATTGCCTGGTGGCTGCTTGTTGGATCCTTGGCTTTTTGTGGTACCTTATTCCATTATATTTTCTCTTCAACTTGTCGTTCTGTGGCCCCAATATCATTGACCATTTTTTGTGTGATCCTGGTCCAATCCTGTCCTTGGCCTGCCCTCCACTAGGAAATGCTCCACTTCTCTGCCAGATATTTATGGATGCCCTTTTTTTAGGCAATGCCTCCTTCGTTGTGCTCTCCTACTGTGTTGTGAGTCTCACCCTGACAAAACCCTCTTATGAAGGCAGCCGTAGGAAGGCCTTTTCCACCATATCTTTCCACCTAGTGGTGGTGACCCTTTTCTATGGCTCAGTAGGAGGGATGTACTTGGCTCCAAGTGGAGAAAGTCAGTCAGAGGTGACTAAGGCTGTGACGCTCTTCTATACTGCCTTTACACCTTTTCTAAACCCCATAATCTATTGCCTGAGGAATGATCAGGTGAAGGAGGCCCTGGGCAGGCTGCTGAGGAGAAAGATGAAATTTCTGAGGAGAAAGGAGACAGTTTAATAGAAGTTAGTCAATGAGAAGCCAACAAACAAATACGCTTCCACCCCACTGAACCTAGATTCAGTTACAACTTGGATGAGGGCTACTAACCTGAAAATGAATCCTAATAAGATAAagagggagtctacaccagccatttattgcaggactgtatcgcagtcatcactaacgggtgACATGATGCCCAtctgctcccatggtgatctcggctccaccctcagttttcctggaatatccctgactgcttttgtcacagttttccagctctctcacatCCATTTTGAAGAACTTGTGTGGTGTGGCACCCCCTTTCTGAGGTTGTTGATGTTCATCGCATGTTCTGGGTTCAATTAACAgtcaatcagctgtgaggggtatgtgcatgggtattggagcTGTGCGGGAATGGACCTGTCCGCCATTttcaccacatgttttggatgggtattggtGTGTTTTACCGCCGAGTgtacttggtttttttttaaaatacaaatatatctctgtgcaggagcacatactcacgtacctgtttccctcgaattatcccctacagcgctaagctgtcattgttgttgttgttgttgttgttgctagttaatcacaccccgggcggcagcgctcctaagatcctttgcataccaggaaaagggtttaaggggggaaatgtaaaaaaaaatcataaaaaatcaatggatgacccaatctgattcaaatttggtatgcttaaagccctctttaatatctatttctgtgccaattttgatgtctttatctttaaaacttacgcagatgtaagcatttgtttaattttttttaaaaacatatcaaatcctgctcggaaaacaacaataaatgagacgctccaaaagtagtaccaaaataggtcgggtcttttggctttatagcacaattaaagtgggatgcataggagtacttcacagtcaaagcagattataaactggaaagcttcagagtacttcacaataaaagcagattataagatggaaaacttcggagtcctttgcacgcaattctcagtgattgcacagtataacgctggtgtgataaaactccATATCCCCATGTGTTGTTGCATGTCTGCACTCATACACATCCCTcccaagtcattaaaaaaacccacctctgccccatacccatctcccTATCCCCACCCATTTTTACCAATATACATGTGCAAGCATCGTAATGAGGCACTCATGCTCCCTCAATGGCACTCATGCCATTGCAGTAAACGCCGGTTGTGTGTGCCCCAGAGTGCCTATTGCAGAAGTGGGGACAttcggaagcagccctcttccattacgaaagggctgcaggtgtagattaggccaaagacccTATGGGTGGGTGGTTCCCTGGACCGGGAATGGGGCTGTTTCCTTgtcctggatggagttgcactccttCTAAAGGAGCGAGTACATAGTTTTGGAGTGCTTTTGGATTAATCTTTGACACTGGAGGCCCAGTTGACCTCAGTGGCCTGGAGCTCCCATTACAAATTCAGCTGGTGCACCAGCTACACTTGTTCCTGGatgggcaccccccccccccgcccagctacAGTAATCCATGCATTGATAACCTCACAATGAGACTATTTTAATGCACTATATGTGGCCCTGCCCTTGTGCCTGCTTTGAAAGCTGCAGCTAGTGTAAAATGCAGCAACTAGGCTGCTTAGTGGGACACCAACTGATGTTCACATAAtgcctgtgttaaaagaactgcaccggcagcctattagctactgagccatgttcaaggtcaTGTTGTCAACAAACAAAGGcttaaacaacttggaaccaggatatctagcagacacccttcccttatatatacttACTGaacttttaagatcttcagaggaggccttgctggtcattccgcaACCAAAAGAATATCACCACATCATATCTTAAAGGGggcccttctcagtggtggtgttcACCCTCTGGAAAGCCCTCCCTGTGCAGTTcagaaggcagaaaatgtgataTGTTGCAAACAGCTCttgaaaatgcacttgttcactcaggctttcctTGCAGTTAATGGCAACTAATCATATGTACtgcacagagagctccggctattgggcagtataaaaatgtaataaataaataaataaataaattattgtgttGCTGTACCCTGTATtgtattgttattgtattttaattgtgatTTGTATTGTCACTGtagctgaaattgtttttaattgtgtagttaaatctgatttttaaaataattatatgtAAATTGCttggagattttattatattaagcagtatacaggtattataaataaataaaaaataataattagatgtATCAATATcaattgttttctgtttttacatATACTTTGATTTTAGGCAACGACATGGCTTTGTGTCTCCATGTCCACGAGTGTTCGGTGCAGGATGTGTGCTTACTCCCTGTTCAATTTTTCATAAAGAGATGTTTTGGAGCTTAAACCTGCCTGGGAACCATGCATACATCCATGGAGGttcttctttttaatattaaGCATTTAGGGATAAGTTGAGCTCACTCATTAGCTGTGGAGGAATGCTCTGCACATGATCAGAGAGGCTTATTAGTAAGgttataagaagagctatgctggatccaGTCCAAGAGTCTCCTGCCAGCCTTTCACCCCAAGTATGTGCGATTCAGGGGGAGGAGTAGTAATattcacttccccaccccccaggtgcTGAATGATTTCATCCTGGTTAGCTGCTGGAGAACCCCGCTGTAGATGGAGTTGGTCTAACAATAGTTCAAGCCAGTTTTGGTCACTTTGCAAggcaagattatttatttatttatttatttaattaattaattacatttttatactgcccaatagccaaagttctctgggcagtttgcaaaaattaaaaccatgaagagcatagtaaaacaaccttccatctaaaaacacaaatacaaaatacagtataaaaagcacaaccagggtaaaaccgcacagcagaaattgatgtaggttaaaatacggaatttaaacagcaaagtttaaatttaagttaaaattaagtgttaaaatactaagagaataaaaaggtcttcagctggcgacggaaggagtacagtgtaggcgccaggcggacctctctggggagctcgtttcacagccggggtgtcacagcagaaaaagccctcctcctagtagccacctgcctcacttcctttggcaggggctcacgagaagggcccctgtggatgatcttaaggtctgggcaggcacatatgggaggagacattccttcaaataacctggcccaaagctgtttagggctttgaatgttagtaccagcactttgaatcgggcccggacctgggct includes the following:
- the LOC134406381 gene encoding olfactory receptor 11G2-like, whose translation is MELTNGTAIEQFVLLGFGIEQQKQFLLLSFFTILYVLTLVENITIIILVHVDAHLAQLPMYILLSNFSWLEMCYVTATVPRMLFDLASSHGVISFHACFLQFYIFFSLGNTECFFLSTMALDRYLAICHPLRYPQIMSPNICHCLVAACWILGFLWYLIPLYFLFNLSFCGPNIIDHFLCDPGPILSLACPPLGNAPLLCQIFMDALFLGNASFVVLSYCVVSLTLTKPSYEGSRRKAFSTISFHLVVVTLFYGSVGGMYLAPSGESQSEVTKAVTLFYTAFTPFLNPIIYCLRNDQVKEALGRLLRRKMKFLRRKETV
- the LOC134405724 gene encoding olfactory receptor 11G2-like, with translation MELANATTVHEFILLGFKVEPEKRFMLLVVFTILYILTLAENITIILLVFVDAHLAQIPMYILLSNFSWLEMCYVSTTVPRMIFDLAFPHGIISFHACFLQFYILFSFGNTEFFFLSAMALDRYLAICHPLHYLQIMSRNSCYCLVAVCWVLGFLGYIPPVTLISKLSFCGPNIIDHFLCDPGPILSLACPPLGNVPLVFQIHANALFLVNVAFVVLSYGIVIVTLLKSSNQGSFRKAFSTISMHLIVVTLFYGSVGGMYLIPGGENQAELTKGITVFYAAITPFLNPMIYCLRNKQVKEALGRLLGRKLSSLITE